The Neofelis nebulosa isolate mNeoNeb1 chromosome 1, mNeoNeb1.pri, whole genome shotgun sequence sequence GGTCCACCAAAGGGGCAGGTGGCTCTTCCAGCTCCTGACAGTGAATCAGAGCTGGAACTACCACTTGCACTGGTGGGGATGCTGAAGGGAGGGTCACCGCTTCCTCTAACTGCTGAGCTCCAGAATGAGTGGTGGCTTCAGGCAGCCTGGGCTGCGAAGTTCCAGTGGGCACCACAGAGATAGCGGGGGCTAGCTCCTGAGGGACATCTGGATCTCGCTCTGGAGCTGGTACCGTAGCTTCAAGAATAGAAACTGTCATCACCGTGATTGCCATTCCATGGCCCTTCCAAATAAAGGAAACCTCTCCCGCAGACATTGTCATCTGAGTCAAAGAACCCACCAGGAGGAAGTCTCCCAGATGGCAAGTTAATGGAACAGTGATCTGAGACTACTCACAACTCCTAGCCCACTCGCAGTCTCAGGAAGCATGCTGTGTGGCAAACCCTGTCCCATCCACATGCCCACATCTCCCACCCAGAGTCCCTGTCACCCAGAGACTCTGATTCATTGGGCTCACAGTTTCTCCATGTTGAGTAGAGAAGGCGGGTGTGGTGCTGCAGCTCGGAGCCGGGCATGTGGGTCCCTACATATGCCTGCAGCATCTTCTGGCTGATGAAATATGGGGGCTGGAAAAAGTCCTCGGGGTAGTggtccagccaggtgcccaggatGGAGGAAATGGCCCTGGGGATACAAAAGTAGCCAGAACAATCAACATGGGGTGTTCCTCCTGCACTGATGTCTCAGGACAGGCCTGTGGGACCTGGCCTCTATGCCTCCTGCTCCTGGATGTACAGAGGGTAGTTCTATACCTTGTCCACCTGTGATTTGGCAGTCCCACCTAAGAGAGTCCTGGTCACTGAAGAGGGGCTGTGAAAATTCTATTTGACGGGAACCCCTTAACCAATGATGTGGTCGTCTCTGTCCTTCTTGAGGAAGCCAGACATACTCTTTGGTGTGTCCTCCTGTCTACCTCTCACTAGAATTCAATTCCGTGCGTGAGTGGAGGGGTGGTGTCAGGATGAGTCAGTGCCTTCACTGCATACACTAGTGCTACATGAAAATCTGAACAAATTCGGGACAAAGGGACTCTGTCTCTTGCCTGGGCTTGCTGGGACCCTCCTCATACCTTAAATGTGATGACCTATGTCTCTATGCTGCCTCATTCACCTAGTGCACATGTGGGTGTCCTCCCACTGACACTGGTCTCCCATAAGGTGGGTGACATGTGGTCCTTGAGCCCTCACTGTGTCTCCTGAACTCTTGCTAAGCACACACTGTTGATGTTCCACAAGGTGGTGAGCGTGATGCTCCCCAAAACCTTTATTCTGGGTCCCCTGATGGGGGTGGAGGCAAGCCTGTGAGTGGGAGGGGATGGGGTTGGACTCTCTAAGGGGCAGAATCTGTCCTTGGATGCCCTCTGCTGTTTCACTGTGCCCACAGCCCATCCTCTACCAGACAGGACAAGACCCCTTACCTTGCTTCCAGGGAGAAGCCCTCAGAACTCTGCCCTCTCACAGGACTCTCAGATGTGTGGGATGCTGGGTCTTGCAGCCCCTCCCACGCACAGTCTCAGCACTGCTGTCTTGGAGAAGGAAGGCCCTCCAGCATGAGCTCAGCTTACTCACATTTTCTCCTGCTTCCGGGGTCCACCATCCTCCTCAGTGTCAGGAAGGAAGCAGCCATATCTGGAGGAGGCCAGAAGGGCATCATATCAGCTGTCCTGTGGATACTACCTCTTGTCATATCCAGGGTCACTGACTGCTGACTAGAATGGAGCTCTGGAGGGGAGGGTGCTGTCTGCTCTGTGCATTGGATCCTAGTCAGCTCCTACAGAAGTGCCTGCACCTAGTGGGGCTTCCTGTATGTTTGATGAATGATAGGCCCCCAATCAGCTCCATCACACATATTGGTGTGGGTCTGGGCCTCCTGCTCATCCTGGGCATCCTTGACTGGTTTGACCCAGGACTCAGACACACAGAGCCTCAAATCTCCTTTTCAAATGGGAAAAAAGCCCAACTCAGCACCTGGTGACAGTGAGGGATGAGGCAGAAACTTGATAATGGGGAAGAGGACAAAGATGACCCAGCACAGACACAGCCCTGCCAGCAGACCTTTCCACAGGGCCAGGGTCACTTTCTAAGCAGTGCCCCCACTGAGTACCTGTAGTTATTCTACTCTGATCAGAGGAACAAAGTGACACTCAGGGAGGTTTGGTGACTTTCCTTAGACTCAAAGCTTTAAGGGGCTGAATCACACTAGGCTGTGAAGGGCAGGGTGCTCACCTCATAAACAATAGTTCCAGGACCTGTTGGGTGGTAGCAAAAGCTCTGTACATGCCCAAGAATGTGAAGAAGTAGGTGGGGCCTCTCCCCAGGAAGGCGGGCACCAGGTGCTCCACTCGCTGCTTCAGCAGCCCTGCATCGATGGTCCACTCCACACAGTTCTTTCTCGTTCACGGGTGTGGCCTTTTTATCCTGAGGtagaacagaggagggacacaaAGTCAGACACAGCACCATGGACATCAGGAGGGTTGGGGTCCAGAATGAAGACCAAACCCCCAAGCCCTCAGTGACTTGTCGAAAGAATGAGACCTGGTGCCCACAGTAGGAAAAAGGATCTTGGCATTCACATGAGAATTTGAGGTGGGGAATGACTGAACACGTTAGGATCTGAGGTCAGATTTTTAGATGAGTATGGACAGCACCTCCCTGCATTAAAGCATTTTCCCTGCGATTTCTAACACCACAGTCCATTCTAGGGATCAGAAGACAGGGACATTTCCTGGCAGAGGTTACATCAGGGTAATAGGACATGTAGGATGTTCAGTGCAGCACTGCGACATGGTAACAGAAGGGAATCATGTCACAGTCCCACATTTCTGAAGGGCTGAATGGGTGAGGTAAGTGGTCTCATATCCAGAATGATCTGGAGGGGCCCCAGGGGCGTGTTCCTTGGCAACCAAAGTGCAGAGCAATAGACCTAATACAATGAGCCCcatgttctttgggtaaaaatCTCCCTGTTCATCATGAACATATGTGAGACATGAAGAAGGTGTGCAAGGATGGTCAGGTGAAACGGGACACCTGGGAACAGTCATTGAGGAAACATATACAACAATGCCAATATATTCTAGACAGAATGGGACGTGAAATGGTTTCACATCTCTTTTCTGATATTCTTACAAATAAGTGGAGAGTGACGTTGCATCTGGCCATGGCAGGGGCTGGGTCACGAGGGCATGTTTGGGGATCAGATGGGGCTCCAGATTCATCTGGGATCAGGAGTCTATGAGAGATACCAGGGGAGTATCAGTGTGTTTTCTGTGCCCTGGGATTCTTTTCAATGCCTCTGGGCCCTGGGTGTTGGGTTTCCCTGGTACCTTCACTCACCCTGAGCCAGTGCAGCATCCTGCTGATGGCATGGGGCTTCCTCCTGTCCTTCAGGGAAGTAGAGCAGGGGTTCTCATCATTCAGCTCCTGCCCCGTCTCTGCAGTGCATCTCTATAAAGACAGTGCCcagcaggcaggcaggggccTCAAAGCCCTGTCTGCTTGCTTTCGCTTGTCCTCAGACCCATGTGACTTCATTCTAAATATATGACACCACAGTgtgcacaccccccacccccaaggaggAGAAGCAACATGGTTTGAGGGCCTTGGACTAACCCTGTGATAGGTTAGAGGCACCTCAGAGatcctttttccctccttcccagcaTGATATCTTCATGGCCATGATGGGTCCACCAGGTCGTCCACTGCCATCCAACCTCCTCCAGTCCAGGACAGGAGCACCTCACGTGTCCCCCTTTCCCTGAAACTGAACACGAGGGGATGGGGGTGCCCAGGGATGGCTCAGAGCTGTGACCTGACCTGATCTGACCTGGCCTGCTCTAGGCTGCTCTGTATTACCTTATGTGACCTCCTGGAAAACATCCTGAGGCATCACCAGCATGGGTGAAGGAAACCTCTCCAACATCCGAATAATCCTGTACACTGGGGTTTCTGGTATCCAGAGCCCTGGTAACTGGGAAAACAACAAGAGAACATCAcaaactctctgtgtctgtagACAAGTGAGCCTGGTATGGGACCTTACTAGAACATGAGTGCCAGGTTACAGGAGTTCCAAGCTCTCCTGAGACCTATTGTGAGCAAAGTGATGTCACTGCCTAGGATCCACCTCCTGAGCCTGCTCCTGGGATAACACCTATGCAAATAGTCCTCTATTTGCTGACTGCTCACCCCCATTCTCCATTAAATGTCACATCAGTCCACAGTTACACCAATGCACCCCTCTCCACAGCCCCCTAGGAAGGTCTGGGGGCAACCAGGGTCCCAGCTGTAAGACATATCTGGGTTGAGAAATAACTCTTCATTCTTACCTCTTTCTGGTCCCAGATTCGCGATTGTGCTTCTCAGGGATGGTCCATGTCTTTTTTGCCCAGTGGAGATAATTCTAGCATGTACTTCCTCAGGATGTCCTCAGGCATATGTGGGATGATACCTGTGAAATTGGAGGAATGGTGTCACCTGACGGAAATTTATCCAACCACATTTACTTCAACTTCTCACCTCCTTTGGTTCTGCTGCTCCTCTGATCCCAAGTGGGTGTACGTGTGCACGTACGTGTGTGcattcaagtgtgtgtgtgtatgtgtgtttaccaGTGCTCATTTTctggagtcccagaagataaCATCCCCACCTAGGGAAGGATGGCCAAAAATTTCTTAAGAGCTTAGGTTCTCTAATTTCTAAAGCAATTGCTACAGAAGGGATTGGAGTTGTGGCCTAGTAGGTCAGAACTCTCTTTTATGTAGACTTTGTCAGTAGTGTGCCATGAgccattctctccctttccactGGGTACAATGGGAACAGGGCGGCACTCAGTGGGCTGCCCTAGCCTTGGGTCCTCCTCAGGGAAGAACATGCTGGAATGTCATCTGTTACGCTCCTCTTCAGCCTTACCCCCACGCCACCTCCATGTCTGCACAGAGATACAGTAACACAACCTTTTCCCAAGCCCCCTCAGAAAACCTGGGTCAAGTCAAGGACCCCATTTTGAGGATATGGAGTTGGGTTCATGCCTGGTTCTGACTTTTTACCAGTCTGTGATTCTGGGCAAGGCACTGACCCTGGCAGGGTCTTCACTTTCTCCTCCCCTCAGTGGCTCCCTGGGATCCCCACATCCTGTAAACACATCCTTGTGTAATCTCTTTCCTGGAGTGTGATATGGACTTAGTGTTTGATTTCTGTTCCAAAGAAGATGGCAATGTGACCCCAAGCCAACCAAGTTTTGTTGATAAAATATCCATGGCACAGCCACATGCTCACTGTCACTCTCTGTGTTGTCTCTCAGATCCTCACACTGGGGAACCACCCCCGTGTTGAGTAATGACACAGACAGGTACACACAGCCTAGCCCTGAGAGACAACAGGGAAGAACTAAGGCATTCGATGTGGACTGAATGCTTCCACCACCCTGAAGTGAGCTCAGGGGTTGAGTGAAGCAGGTTCTGTTTCAGTGATTACAACATTCCCAACCTCCTGAGAGGCTCTGTTAGGGCCCTCAGCTGAGCACTGCTGAATTCCTGGTCCCCTGGGCCTGTGAGATGGTAAGTTTATGGGGAAGCCACTAAGGGTGAGGGAATATTGTCACACAGCACTAGAGCAGAGTAGTGAAAATGTCATCCTGCCCGAGGCCCtggccctcctcaccctccctctctgctctctccccagctctTTCCAGGCTCCCTGGTCTCCTTTCAAATGTACACTATGACAACATCAACCTCTGCCTCCGAGTGTCTGCACCACTGTGCCTTCTGCCAGGCTACATATACTCGGATTTGTGCAGGGCTGACTTGTTCTTGCACTGCTGCAGGAAATATTAATGTTTCCTCAGCACAGACTTGTCAGAACCTAACCTGGTGGAGCTCAGGACCCAGTTGTAGCACCTCGATTTTTTCTATGGAGTCATTGCTCATGTTATTCCCATTTTTGTTTCATGGTCTTTCCACCTTCCTGTCTAGACCTTGAGCTCCTAGAGGGAAGACCTGGCTCTCTTACCAGCACTGGTACTATCTGAATGCTCAGATGTTCATTCCCAGTGGCTGAATGAAGAGGTAAGGGGATCCATCCCCCCATTTAGCAGCTCAGTCATTATAGCCTAATTTACTTGGGTCATTTttcaatacttattttattttgtattttttcggTCAACTATACTCCTAACTTGGGGCGTGAAATCACACTCCAAGATTAATAATCTCATGGCCTACTGACTGAAACAGCCAATGTTAATGGAACTAGACTGAATTCTAAGTTATCTGCAGGTAAACATTGCAGGTATATTAGGTTATGCTGAATTACCAGAGAACGCCCCAAATTTCAAAAGCATGTCTCCATAGATTTCCTCACATGACAGTGTCAGGTGCGTGTTTAGATTGGAGACTAAAAATCTTCATGTGGACATTCAGGAACCCAGCGTTCCCCAATtttgtcccttctccctcccaagGATATCAGGTACTTCCACAACCAACAGCACAGGGGTAATAAAGGGAAAGAGGACAAGGAATTGCACATGGGAGCATGCTATCAGCCAGGTCTAGAGTACCTAAAATATCTGCCTTTACACTCATTCCTTATTTTAAAGGCGaggatttttaagtaatctgtgaGAAACGATGTCCCACAAAACATAGAAAATGCATCCCTAGATATGCAccacaaaatatacaaaaggtaATCCCTGAGCTGAAGGAAAAGTTTCTCCCACCGGTACACATTGTATGAAGGAAATAAGAAGAGTAAAaatctatgtgtgtgtttgtgtgtgatttATACATATTAATGAATATGAggttttatgaatatatatgagtATTTTAAGAAGTGAATGATCATTGACTTTTAAATACAAGAATTAGTAAAACAATAAGTTAAAAATCATAATTAGTGAGCTTACAGACACATAGTATTAAGATATATGACAGTAtcagggcgcctggtggctcagtgggttcagcgaCTGACttcgtctcagatcatgatctcacggctcgtgggtttgagcccctcattgggctctgtgctgacagctcagaacctggagcctgtttcagattctgtgtctccctttctctctgcccctcccccactcatgctgtgtgtccctctgtctcaaaaataaacatcaaaaaacatttaaaaaattacatcaaGATACATGACAGTATGAATTAAACAACTGGTGGTTGAGAAATCAATTAAGTGCCTCTAAAGATTGATTGTTTTCAAGTACGAAAACTCTTATAAACCACATGACTGTAAATATAGTGTAAATATTGAAACTCCAGCCCAGTTAGCCAGTTAAATTGAAAGAATTACATATATCTAAGTACATTTATGCTTAACCACCCCACTCTttatttctgctgaggtcatgatctctcggtagTGAGAAtgctgagagacagaggaagctCAAAGGAGCCCCCTTGTGTCTTGGTGTTGGTGACATGGAGGGGGCTATTGTGGGACTCCATGTTTTCCTAGCTGTCCCCAGTCCAAGAATATTACAACCCTCCCTCATTCCCCTGCACAAACTGGGCTAGGCAAGGAAGTTCTGGCTGCCGCAACTTCCTGTGAGATTTGGCTCAAGATCTCTACAGATTTGACCTAAGATCTCATGAGATTTGCCCCTAGATATCATGACATCTATCAACAGGAAAGAGCTGGCCATTTGCTTTGAGATTAGAAGAAACACAGGCTGCCCTGAAGGTTCCACAGCCCGGGAGAATCAATGAGGGCTTATTGTGTGTTCAGAGGAGCCAGGTCCTGTGCATTTTCCTTTCCCCCACACCTCCTCACCTCCTGTTTCAATCCCTTCTAGCTTCACAGAAATAAACGGCCACCAGGCCAAGTCTTCCATATTTTGGTGGTAGTTCTTACCCCCGCTGCTCTTAGAATGCTGGATAAGTTGGAAAGTATGAGCCAGGGACCTCATATCCTTATGGTGATGGCCTTGGGTTGTTTGTGGGACCCTGGGTGTTGGTAGCAGTCCACAAACCAGGAGTGTCCCAACCCTGCCAATTTAAGCTGCACAAAGGTGACTACACTAAGGAGTTCTCGTGCCTGCCCCCTCTGGCTATATTTGGCCTGACATCTCGTGAGATTTGGCCTGGAGATCTCGTAAGATTTGTCAACAGAGCAGAGGTGGCTGCATCTTTTCGAGTCAGGACAGACACAGACTGCACTAAGTGCCCATGGTCTAGGAAAGCGCTCAGGGATACTTTTTCTGTGTTCACAGGAGTCAATTTCTGTGCACTGTGCTTCACCccactcctccttctctcctgtgtCTTGCGCCTCTAGTTTACTGGGAATAACGGGCCAGTCTGGTCCATCAGTCCCTGTTTCTGTGGCCAGGTGTTTCACCCACCACATCTAGGATGCTGAGACAGACTGGATATGAACACGACCCCTCGTGTCTTGGTGCTGGTGACATGGCAGGGTCTATTGTGGGACCACAGGTTTTCCAAGGTGTCCCCAACCCAGGCATATCACAACTCTACTATTTTATCCTGCACAAAAGAGTTTATGCTACCTAGTTCCTGCTCCTGCCAAGTTCCAGGAGGTTGGAAGAGATCTTGCCAAATTTGGCCATAGATCTCATGAGATCTGCCCCTAGATCACAGGAGACTTGTCAACAAGGACAAGGTGGCTGTGTTCTCTGGTTGCAGGAGAGACACAGGATACCCTGAAGTTTCTGCACCCTGGGAGGTGCAATGGCAGGCTGCCTGTGTGTTCAGAAGAGGTGGCTCCtatgcactttctttctctctgtacctcctgatCTCCTGTTTGTATCACCTCTAGTTTAACATGAACAATATGAAGTCCAGctgttacagcaaatactcagTGCCCAGAAAGGGACAAGCCACAGAACTCGGGGAATCAGAAAAAACTGTTTATTGTACACGCATGATGCCCCAGtggagtcacctccaaaggctgatCCCTGTACCTTGGCATTCGCCTCCTTATCTGGCTGTGATGCTAGGCAGTTGAGAGACAATAGAAAAATAGAAGGGTCCTTATCAGTGGTGCTACATGGATAGGTggtggaggcaggaggcaaacaagattacagaagccaaaagaatTCATGGGGAGCATATGGCTTCAGGCATCTGGCTGGCCCCTTttatcttgttgttgttgttttttttcctttttatgttgttgttgttgttgttgttgttgttgtagtagttgttgttgttgtttttcctagCTTTTCTTCTCACAGCCATTCTTTCCTAGGTCAGTGGTCCTTTTTACCTCCACTGGTCCTAGAATGCTGGGAGGGATGGGGAGTACTAGTAGAGACACTTTATGGCATTTTGATGTTGGAGTCTGAAGACATTTGTAGACCCCAGGTGTTCCTAGGTGTCCCCAATCCATGAATGTCCCTGTCCTGCCCAAACCAGACTAGGTTAGTGAGTTCCCACTCCTGCTGAGTTCATGTGAGATTTGTCCCGAGATCTCCTGTGAGGTGCAGTATGATTTCGCATGATTTGGCCTTATATCTCCAGAGAATTGTCTGTAGATCACGGGATACTTGTGAACAGGGGACTGTGGCTTCGTTTTACGGACTCAAGATAGACACAGACTATGCTCAAATGTCCAATGTCTGGGACAGCTCTCAGGTAGCCTCTTTGTGTGATCACAGAAGCCACTTTCTGTGCACGttgtttctcccttcccctcctgccctcagGTTTCTCTGTCCTGTAGTTCAGTTGACAAAGGGGCCTCCGGTGCCTCCCATTTGTTCTTATTTCATTGGTCCATATTTAGCTCTAGTGTACCTAAAGGCTGGGAGCGGCAGAAAGTATGAGCGAGGCCCTTCGTGTGAATTGCTTATGGTGTCTGTTGGCTTTTGTACAACCCTGGATGTCGCAGCAGTCCCCATCCAAAAATGTCCCAGCCCTGGCGGTGTGCCTTGCAGGTACCAGGAAAGACCAGGGAGTTCCTCCTGCTGCCAATTTCCTGTAAGATGTGACTCAAGATCTGGTGAGCTTTGGACACACGTGTTCTGAGATATGACCTTAGATCTCAGGAGATTTCCCCCTTTATCAAGCGCTATTAGTCAACAGGGAAGAGTGGCTGTGAATTCAGGGGCAGGATGACACAGACTGCACTGAAATGCCCAAAGCCTGGGAAAGTTCT is a genomic window containing:
- the LOC131483695 gene encoding ral guanine nucleotide dissociation stimulator-like → MYRAFATTQQVLELLFMRYGCFLPDTEEDGGPRKQEKMAISSILGTWLDHYPEDFFQPPYFISQKMLQAYVGTHMPGSELQHHTRLLYSTWRNCEPNESESLATVPAPERDPDVPQELAPAISVVPTGTSQPRLPEATTHSGAQQLEEAVTLPSASPPVQVVVPALIHCQELEEPPAPLVDPQPEQPPAPAGGVMEGLEQPPATAEQQASAPEQHLMLAAAPKDECPDPVIALLVIFVVCIENECNTGGAPQKHEAPHPTAMKNKTDKSAWNKELFLGRAGMLPPAHGCDFPGPALAFSHTLRSTRSFVPSHLHPPATNPVRPPRALRVTPDLYLRCSPPNEPNPLLDLGPSSSREPGYNP